A window of uncultured Litoreibacter sp. contains these coding sequences:
- a CDS encoding transcriptional regulator, with product MAPVPPVPDAMFHQPVRTRLGLLLYVGEPSFSQLKASLSITDGNLDAHLKKLGAAGYLHSRMVLEGRPHTVYCLSDSGSVAFRAYLDVLKAICATAEALTWDTD from the coding sequence ATGGCGCCGGTACCGCCTGTCCCCGATGCAATGTTCCATCAGCCGGTAAGGACGCGGCTTGGGCTGTTGCTTTATGTCGGCGAGCCAAGTTTTTCCCAGCTGAAGGCGTCCCTTTCAATCACAGATGGAAATCTGGACGCCCATCTCAAGAAGCTTGGCGCTGCGGGCTATCTGCACAGCCGGATGGTTTTGGAGGGACGGCCGCATACGGTCTATTGCCTCTCCGATAGCGGCTCGGTCGCATTCCGGGCGTACCTGGATGTCCTCAAAGCCATCTGCGCAACAGCAGAAGCGCTGACTTGGGACACTGACTAG
- the argF gene encoding ornithine carbamoyltransferase: MKHFLDIHTTSPADLRKIIDTGRIIKEARAGKPKGALDQDTPLKDHVVALIFEKPSTRTRVSFDVGVRQMGGSTMVLSGADMQLGHGETIADTAQVLSRYVDLIMMRTFEEDTLLEMAEHATVPVINGLTNRTHPCQIMADILTFEEHNGPIKGKKVVWSGDGNNVFASFAHAAKQFEFDLVFTGPPPLDPEASLDGLYTTVRDPHEAVDGADLVVTDTWVSMHDPQSARERRHNQLRGYQVNRALMDSAKPDALFMHCLPAHRDDEATSEVMDGPNSVIFDEAENRLHAQKAVMKWCLES, encoded by the coding sequence GTGAAGCATTTTCTGGACATTCACACGACCTCTCCCGCTGATCTGCGCAAGATCATCGACACGGGCAGGATCATCAAAGAGGCGCGGGCGGGCAAGCCCAAAGGCGCGCTGGATCAGGACACGCCGCTGAAGGACCATGTGGTGGCGCTGATCTTTGAAAAGCCCTCCACCCGGACGCGCGTATCATTTGACGTGGGCGTGCGGCAAATGGGCGGCTCCACCATGGTTTTGTCGGGCGCCGATATGCAACTGGGGCATGGCGAGACGATTGCCGACACCGCGCAGGTGCTGTCGCGCTACGTGGATCTGATCATGATGCGGACCTTTGAAGAAGACACCCTGCTGGAGATGGCGGAACACGCCACGGTGCCGGTGATCAACGGGCTGACCAACCGCACGCATCCCTGCCAGATCATGGCCGATATCCTGACATTTGAGGAACATAACGGCCCGATCAAAGGCAAGAAGGTGGTGTGGTCCGGCGACGGCAACAACGTCTTTGCCAGCTTCGCCCATGCCGCCAAACAGTTCGAGTTTGATCTGGTGTTCACGGGGCCTCCGCCGTTGGACCCTGAGGCGTCATTGGACGGGCTTTATACGACAGTGCGCGATCCGCATGAGGCCGTGGACGGCGCGGATTTGGTGGTGACGGACACCTGGGTGTCGATGCATGACCCGCAATCGGCGCGGGAACGTCGGCACAACCAATTGCGCGGCTATCAGGTGAACCGGGCGCTGATGGACAGCGCCAAGCCGGACGCGTTGTTTATGCATTGCCTGCCCGCGCACCGCGATGACGAGGCGACGTCCGAGGTGATGGACGGGCCGAATTCCGTGATCTTTGACGAGGCGGAAAACCGGCTGCACGCGCAAAAGGCGGTGATGAAGTGGTGCTTGGAGAGTTGA
- a CDS encoding helix-turn-helix transcriptional regulator: MKNSIRVLRAERRWTQADLAKELGVSRNSVNAIENGKYDPSLPLALRIAGLFGKTVEEIFEAEA, translated from the coding sequence ATGAAGAATAGTATCAGGGTCCTGCGTGCCGAACGTCGATGGACCCAAGCCGACCTTGCAAAGGAATTGGGGGTTTCGAGAAATTCGGTCAACGCCATCGAGAACGGAAAATACGACCCGTCCTTGCCTCTGGCGCTTCGCATCGCCGGGCTGTTCGGAAAGACGGTAGAAGAGATTTTTGAAGCAGAGGCATAG
- a CDS encoding DMT family transporter codes for MTQTTTADRPSLGILLMLGFCVLAPMGDALAKLLGETIPLGQLLLTRFGVQALLLIPLVLFTARSFAMSARVLKLTALRTVLHIVGIGAMFTALRYMPLADTVAIAFVMPFIMLLLGKYVLGEEVGPRRLIACIVGFIGTLFVIQPSFAAVGAPALLPLLVAVVFALFMLVTRQVAKDVDPISMQAVSGVMACVILGALYPLFGGMMGGALAIVTPSQSELMLLLLIGSLGTFAHLLMTWSLRFAPSATLAPMQYLEIPVATVIGYLIFRDWPNGLAQLGIAITIAAGLYIIFRENRTARAA; via the coding sequence ATGACGCAAACCACAACAGCAGACCGCCCGTCGCTCGGCATTCTTTTGATGCTGGGCTTTTGCGTGCTCGCGCCCATGGGCGATGCTTTGGCCAAGCTCTTGGGCGAAACCATCCCGCTTGGCCAATTGCTGCTGACACGCTTCGGCGTGCAGGCACTCCTGCTGATCCCGTTAGTCCTCTTCACGGCGCGCAGCTTCGCCATGTCTGCCCGCGTGCTCAAGCTGACCGCGCTGCGCACGGTGCTGCACATTGTGGGCATTGGCGCGATGTTCACCGCGCTGCGCTACATGCCGCTGGCCGACACGGTGGCCATTGCCTTCGTTATGCCCTTCATCATGCTGCTCTTGGGCAAATACGTGCTGGGCGAGGAGGTCGGCCCCCGCCGCCTCATCGCCTGCATCGTGGGCTTCATCGGCACACTTTTTGTGATCCAGCCCAGCTTCGCCGCCGTGGGCGCGCCTGCGCTTTTGCCCCTGCTGGTCGCGGTAGTCTTTGCGCTGTTCATGCTGGTCACACGGCAGGTGGCCAAGGATGTTGACCCGATTTCGATGCAAGCGGTGTCCGGCGTCATGGCCTGCGTGATCCTCGGCGCACTCTACCCGCTCTTTGGCGGCATGATGGGCGGGGCCTTGGCCATCGTCACCCCGTCGCAAAGTGAACTGATGCTGCTTTTGCTGATCGGCTCACTGGGCACGTTCGCGCATCTCTTAATGACATGGTCGCTGCGCTTCGCGCCCTCAGCAACGCTGGCACCCATGCAATATCTTGAAATTCCCGTCGCCACGGTGATCGGCTACCTGATCTTCCGCGACTGGCCCAACGGGTTGGCCCAATTGGGCATCGCCATCACCATCGCCGCTGGCCTCTACATCATCTTCCGCGAGAACCGGACAGCGCGCGCGGCTTAG
- a CDS encoding inositol monophosphatase family protein, protein MQGSANLNIMVKAARAAGRSLVKDFREVENLQVSMKGAGDFVSKADIAAEAILKEELMGARPTYGWLGEESAEEEGKDPTRRWIVDPLDGTTNFLHGMPHWAVSIALEHKGEIVSAVVYDPAKDEMFFAEKGQGCWLNDKTRLRVSGRSRMIESVFATGVPFGGGKYLPATLQDLAGLMPECAGVRRWGAAALDLAYVAAGRYDGYWERGLHIWDIAGGVLLVKEAGGFVEPIREGQNLLEDGHLICANPDIFPAFSKVIRARD, encoded by the coding sequence ATGCAAGGCAGCGCCAATCTCAACATCATGGTGAAAGCCGCCCGGGCGGCGGGCCGGTCCCTGGTGAAGGACTTCCGCGAGGTGGAAAACCTGCAGGTCTCGATGAAGGGCGCGGGGGATTTCGTCTCGAAGGCCGACATTGCCGCCGAGGCGATCCTGAAAGAAGAGCTGATGGGCGCGCGTCCGACTTATGGCTGGCTGGGCGAGGAAAGCGCGGAGGAAGAGGGCAAGGACCCGACGCGCCGCTGGATCGTCGACCCGCTGGATGGCACCACCAACTTTCTGCACGGCATGCCGCATTGGGCGGTTTCGATTGCGTTGGAGCATAAGGGCGAGATCGTTTCTGCGGTGGTCTACGACCCCGCCAAGGACGAGATGTTTTTTGCCGAAAAGGGGCAGGGCTGCTGGCTAAACGACAAGACGCGTTTGCGCGTCTCGGGCCGGTCGCGGATGATTGAAAGCGTGTTTGCCACGGGCGTGCCATTTGGCGGCGGCAAATATTTGCCCGCCACCTTGCAGGACCTTGCGGGGCTGATGCCCGAATGCGCCGGCGTACGCCGCTGGGGTGCTGCGGCGCTGGATTTGGCCTATGTCGCGGCCGGCCGTTATGACGGTTATTGGGAACGCGGGCTGCATATCTGGGACATTGCGGGCGGCGTGTTGCTGGTTAAGGAAGCTGGCGGCTTTGTGGAGCCGATCCGCGAGGGGCAGAACCTTTTGGAGGACGGCCACCTGATCTGCGCCAACCCCGATATTTTCCCGGCGTTTTCCAAAGTGATCCGCGCGCGCGACTAA
- a CDS encoding LysR family transcriptional regulator, translated as MHIEFRHLRTVKAIHECGGLAKAADQLNITQSALSHQIKGLEDQAGVELFIRRSKPMKLSPAGMKLLRAAERILPEVAALQEEFLSLRMGKTGRLHIAIECHACFEWLFPVLEGFRQSWPDIDVDIRPGLSFDGLPALMREEVDLVVSSDPEDLPGVDFTPLFDYEPVFVASSANPLAQKDFIEAEDLKDQMLITYPVDRTRLDVFTELLIPAGVEPRAMRQVELTAVILLLVASNRGVAVLPDWVVREVRYNSDYVTRPLTKGGKTKRLYAATRSEDTHKPFMSNVIRLARTEPVKLQRTG; from the coding sequence GTGCATATCGAATTTCGCCACCTGCGCACCGTCAAAGCCATCCATGAATGCGGCGGGTTGGCCAAGGCGGCAGACCAGCTCAACATCACCCAGTCGGCGTTGAGCCATCAGATCAAAGGGCTGGAGGACCAGGCGGGGGTTGAGCTGTTTATCCGCCGCTCAAAGCCGATGAAGCTGTCGCCTGCCGGGATGAAGCTGCTGCGCGCCGCGGAACGCATATTGCCGGAAGTCGCGGCGCTGCAGGAGGAGTTCCTGTCGCTCAGGATGGGCAAAACTGGGCGGCTGCATATCGCGATTGAGTGTCACGCCTGCTTTGAATGGCTGTTTCCGGTGCTCGAAGGGTTCCGCCAAAGCTGGCCCGATATTGATGTCGATATCCGGCCCGGCTTGTCGTTTGACGGGCTGCCTGCGCTGATGCGCGAAGAGGTGGATTTGGTTGTCTCGTCCGACCCTGAGGATCTGCCGGGCGTCGATTTTACGCCGCTGTTTGACTATGAGCCGGTTTTTGTGGCCTCAAGCGCCAACCCTTTGGCACAGAAAGACTTTATTGAGGCGGAGGACCTGAAGGACCAGATGCTGATCACCTACCCGGTGGACCGCACGCGGCTGGATGTGTTTACCGAATTGCTGATCCCCGCAGGCGTCGAGCCGCGCGCGATGCGGCAGGTGGAGTTGACGGCTGTGATCTTGCTGTTGGTGGCCTCCAACAGGGGCGTTGCGGTTCTGCCCGACTGGGTTGTGCGGGAGGTGCGGTATAACTCGGACTATGTGACGCGGCCCTTGACCAAAGGGGGCAAGACCAAGCGGCTTTACGCGGCCACCCGCAGCGAGGACACGCATAAGCCGTTCATGTCCAACGTGATCCGGCTGGCGCGGACCGAGCCCGTGAAGCTGCAGCGCACAGGCTAA
- the metF gene encoding methylenetetrahydrofolate reductase [NAD(P)H]: protein MPAPTVSYEFFPPKDLAGSFRLWDTLNVLAPYAPEFVSVTYGAGGTTRQLTHEAVTTIRKSTGLKVAAHLTCVDATKAETLQIAQRYADAGVTDIVALRGDAPGGGLFQPTKDGFKSSVELISALKNTGNFTLRVGAYPDPHPEAINTAQDIDYLKAKFDAGADAAITQFFFEADTFFRFRDACVKAGIDKPILPGILPIENWAGTRKFAARCGAQIPTWLEEAYAAAIRDGRADLLSTAIATELCTDLMEGGVDHLHFYTLNRPELTRDVCVALGLSPQVELAQVA from the coding sequence ATGCCCGCCCCCACCGTTTCCTACGAATTCTTCCCGCCAAAGGACCTCGCAGGCTCCTTCCGGCTCTGGGACACGCTCAATGTGCTGGCCCCTTACGCGCCGGAATTTGTCTCGGTAACCTACGGCGCAGGCGGCACCACGCGGCAGCTGACCCATGAGGCGGTGACCACCATCCGAAAATCCACCGGCCTGAAGGTTGCCGCGCATCTGACTTGCGTCGATGCCACCAAGGCCGAGACGCTGCAGATCGCGCAGCGCTACGCCGATGCAGGCGTCACCGATATCGTTGCCCTGCGCGGCGATGCGCCGGGCGGCGGGCTGTTCCAACCCACCAAAGACGGGTTCAAATCCTCGGTGGAACTGATCTCCGCCCTGAAAAACACCGGCAATTTCACGCTACGGGTGGGTGCCTACCCGGACCCGCACCCTGAGGCGATCAACACCGCGCAAGATATCGACTACCTCAAGGCCAAATTTGATGCAGGCGCCGACGCCGCCATCACGCAGTTCTTCTTCGAGGCCGACACCTTTTTCCGGTTCCGCGATGCCTGCGTCAAAGCCGGGATCGACAAGCCAATCCTGCCAGGCATCCTGCCCATTGAAAACTGGGCCGGCACCCGCAAATTCGCCGCCCGCTGCGGCGCGCAAATCCCTACCTGGCTGGAGGAAGCCTATGCTGCTGCCATCCGTGACGGCCGCGCTGACCTGCTCTCAACGGCAATCGCGACCGAGCTGTGCACCGATCTGATGGAAGGCGGCGTGGATCACTTGCACTTCTACACTCTCAACCGCCCCGAACTGACCCGCGACGTCTGCGTCGCGCTTGGCCTATCCCCTCAGGTGGAGCTTGCTCAAGTCGCGTGA
- a CDS encoding aspartate aminotransferase family protein translates to MIPSIMPTYGRAKMTFEKGEGSWLIERDGTRYLDFGGGIAVTGLGHAHPDLVRVVQDQAASLWHTSNLYNIPAQQELADKLVAETFADTCFFTNSGAEAMECALKTARKYWSSKGQPERVNIITFTGSFHGRTLATISAAASEKLTDGFGPLLPGIINLETGDHDALTAAMDDTIAAVVVEPVQGEGGIIPLPDACLKGLRDLCDLTGALMICDEIQCGMGRTGKLFAHEWAGVTPDIMAVAKGIGNGFPLGACLATEDAASGMTAGSHGSTYGGNPLACSVGSAVMDHIADEEFLAEVSRKAGLMRQKLEGLVASHPDIFELVRGAGLMIGLKCKVPNMDVIAAGYEQEILSIPGGDNVIRILPALNIGDDEIAEGVARLDRAATALEAAL, encoded by the coding sequence ATGATCCCGTCCATTATGCCGACCTACGGCCGCGCCAAGATGACTTTTGAAAAAGGCGAAGGCAGCTGGCTGATCGAGCGAGACGGGACGCGCTACCTTGATTTCGGCGGCGGGATTGCCGTGACGGGATTGGGCCACGCGCATCCTGATCTGGTTCGGGTCGTGCAAGATCAGGCGGCGTCTTTGTGGCATACGTCGAACTTGTACAACATTCCCGCGCAGCAAGAGCTGGCCGACAAGTTGGTGGCGGAGACCTTTGCCGATACCTGTTTCTTCACCAACTCAGGCGCGGAAGCCATGGAATGCGCGTTGAAAACGGCGCGGAAATATTGGTCCAGCAAGGGCCAGCCGGAGCGGGTGAATATCATCACCTTTACCGGCTCGTTTCACGGGCGGACGCTGGCCACGATCTCGGCCGCGGCGTCTGAGAAGTTGACCGACGGGTTTGGTCCGTTATTGCCCGGGATTATCAACCTTGAGACGGGTGATCATGACGCTTTGACAGCCGCGATGGACGACACTATTGCCGCTGTCGTTGTGGAGCCGGTACAGGGCGAGGGCGGGATCATCCCGCTGCCCGACGCCTGCCTGAAGGGGCTGCGTGACCTGTGCGACCTGACTGGCGCGCTGATGATTTGTGATGAAATTCAATGCGGTATGGGGCGGACGGGCAAACTGTTTGCCCATGAATGGGCGGGCGTGACGCCTGACATTATGGCCGTGGCCAAGGGCATCGGGAACGGGTTTCCGTTGGGCGCTTGCTTGGCGACGGAAGACGCCGCAAGCGGCATGACGGCGGGCTCGCACGGCTCGACCTATGGCGGCAACCCGTTGGCCTGTTCCGTGGGATCGGCGGTGATGGACCATATCGCGGATGAGGAATTTTTGGCGGAGGTGAGCCGCAAGGCCGGTCTGATGCGGCAGAAACTGGAAGGGCTGGTGGCCTCCCACCCTGACATCTTCGAGCTGGTGCGTGGGGCAGGCTTGATGATTGGCTTGAAATGCAAGGTGCCCAATATGGACGTGATCGCGGCGGGGTATGAGCAAGAGATTTTGTCCATCCCCGGTGGTGACAATGTGATCAGGATTTTGCCTGCTCTCAACATCGGCGATGACGAGATTGCGGAAGGTGTGGCGCGGTTGGACCGGGCGGCGACTGCGTTGGAGGCGGCGTTGTGA
- a CDS encoding fasciclin domain-containing protein — protein sequence MKTLIKAAAIAAATAGAAQAATIAEIASGDERFTTLVAAVSAAGLVDTLNSEGPFTVFAPVNDAFAALPEGTVETLLKPENKGQLTDVLLYHVDDRNLTAEKIPGGSNYFKPVLASERLCITKDASGVSIADGTGESANVVIANIQASNGVIHVIDKVLLPGTRPACH from the coding sequence ATGAAAACTCTGATCAAGGCCGCCGCCATTGCCGCCGCAACCGCTGGCGCCGCGCAGGCGGCCACCATCGCCGAAATCGCCTCGGGCGATGAGCGGTTCACGACGCTTGTGGCCGCCGTCAGCGCCGCCGGGCTTGTTGATACGCTGAACAGCGAAGGCCCGTTCACCGTGTTTGCGCCTGTAAACGACGCGTTTGCCGCGTTGCCGGAGGGGACTGTGGAAACGCTGCTGAAACCTGAGAACAAAGGCCAGCTGACCGACGTGCTGCTGTACCATGTGGACGACCGCAACCTGACCGCTGAAAAAATCCCGGGCGGGTCGAACTATTTCAAGCCGGTTCTGGCCTCTGAGCGTCTGTGCATTACCAAGGATGCCTCCGGCGTGTCGATCGCAGATGGCACCGGCGAGTCGGCCAATGTGGTGATTGCCAACATCCAGGCCAGCAACGGCGTGATTCATGTGATCGACAAAGTGCTGCTGCCCGGCACGCGTCCAGCGTGCCATTGA
- a CDS encoding PaaI family thioesterase, with translation MFFANNAAELPDRDTVLSLSGFDFMRAILEGKIPSAPIAQTLGFQLHAVEDGSVTFRGTPAFDHMNPVGTIHGGWYATILDSAMACAIMTKVPKGSLYTTLELKLNIIRPIPEGMQVDCIGTTEHAGRSTGVSTGQVVGVSDQKLYATGSTTCIIMTP, from the coding sequence ATTTTCTTTGCAAACAATGCCGCAGAGCTGCCCGACCGCGACACTGTACTGTCCTTGTCCGGCTTCGACTTCATGCGCGCCATTCTGGAGGGCAAAATCCCCTCCGCCCCCATCGCGCAAACGCTGGGCTTCCAGCTGCACGCCGTCGAGGACGGATCGGTCACCTTCCGCGGCACGCCTGCGTTCGACCACATGAACCCCGTCGGCACAATTCATGGCGGCTGGTACGCCACCATCCTCGACAGTGCCATGGCCTGCGCGATCATGACGAAGGTGCCCAAGGGATCGCTCTACACAACGCTGGAGCTCAAACTCAACATCATCCGTCCGATCCCCGAAGGCATGCAGGTCGACTGCATCGGTACCACCGAGCACGCTGGCCGCTCCACCGGTGTCTCAACGGGCCAAGTCGTGGGTGTCAGCGACCAAAAACTCTACGCCACAGGCTCCACCACCTGCATCATCATGACGCCGTAA
- a CDS encoding RraA family protein, with translation MIEEPPRLTVNSNRKRPTAAQIAAFQGVPTGFVVDAMHGKGALSGTIAPIGFGRDIDCVAAGPAFTADNRPSDIMGTLAALNFLQDGDVMVAGFAGFQGCASAGDRVSQMIKNRGGAGYVTDGPMRDYAGVVEVGLPCWCTGLTPNSPYASGPATVGLPVDIGGVRVETGDMIVADRDGVVVVPFARIDAVIAALGSVRAAEEALDAELSADLTLPSGIMQIIEGDDVSYV, from the coding sequence ATGATCGAAGAACCGCCACGGCTGACAGTTAATTCCAATCGGAAGAGACCCACGGCGGCGCAGATTGCGGCGTTTCAGGGGGTGCCCACGGGATTTGTTGTGGACGCGATGCATGGCAAGGGCGCGTTGTCGGGGACAATTGCGCCGATTGGCTTTGGGCGTGACATTGACTGCGTGGCGGCTGGGCCTGCGTTTACGGCAGACAACCGGCCCTCGGACATTATGGGGACTTTGGCGGCGCTGAATTTTTTGCAAGATGGCGACGTGATGGTCGCCGGGTTTGCCGGGTTTCAGGGCTGCGCCTCGGCTGGCGATCGGGTGTCGCAGATGATCAAGAATAGGGGCGGCGCAGGCTATGTGACCGACGGGCCGATGCGCGATTACGCGGGGGTCGTCGAGGTGGGGCTGCCGTGCTGGTGCACAGGGCTGACGCCGAACTCGCCCTATGCCTCTGGGCCCGCAACTGTGGGGCTGCCGGTCGATATTGGCGGCGTGCGGGTGGAGACTGGCGACATGATCGTGGCGGATCGCGACGGCGTCGTTGTCGTGCCATTTGCCCGGATTGATGCGGTGATTGCGGCGCTCGGCTCGGTCCGTGCCGCCGAGGAAGCGTTGGATGCCGAGCTGTCCGCTGACCTGACCCTTCCGTCTGGCATTATGCAGATCATCGAGGGCGACGACGTGTCTTACGTGTAA
- a CDS encoding NADAR family protein, producing MTIYFYAQTDAYSEFSNFAPYGVAMDGVWWPTVEHYFQAQKFGDSGYAEKIRKANKPKDAKALGMTRALPVRPDWEDIKDAIMLDAVEVKFRTHEVPRDLLLGTGNQQIVENAPMDAYWGCGPDGQGLNKLGKILMVVRDRLREKMP from the coding sequence ATGACGATCTATTTTTACGCGCAAACCGACGCCTATTCCGAATTTTCCAACTTTGCGCCCTATGGTGTGGCCATGGATGGGGTCTGGTGGCCCACCGTGGAGCATTACTTCCAGGCGCAGAAATTCGGGGATTCCGGATATGCCGAGAAAATTCGCAAGGCCAATAAGCCCAAGGATGCCAAGGCCTTGGGCATGACCCGTGCCCTGCCGGTGCGCCCGGATTGGGAAGACATCAAGGACGCGATTATGCTGGACGCCGTGGAAGTGAAGTTTCGCACGCATGAAGTGCCGCGGGACTTGCTGCTGGGCACTGGCAATCAGCAGATCGTCGAAAATGCCCCAATGGACGCCTATTGGGGCTGCGGGCCGGACGGGCAGGGGCTTAACAAGCTGGGAAAAATCCTCATGGTGGTCAGAGACCGGCTGAGGGAGAAAATGCCATGA
- a CDS encoding GcrA family cell cycle regulator, with translation MSWTEDRVDVLKKMWGEGKSASQIAKELGGVTRNAVIGKVHRLGLSNRSGGASPAKTAKEKAPAKPKAPEKPKVAASTPDPKPTTLEPAKIIPRPKLVVTAGKPLPPQPSANEISPEALASVREVEKKAKKLTVMQLTERTCKWPVGDPATDDFWFCGLTVQQGKPYCEAHVGVAFQPMSARRDRRR, from the coding sequence ATGTCCTGGACAGAAGACCGCGTAGACGTTCTGAAAAAAATGTGGGGCGAGGGCAAATCCGCGTCCCAAATCGCCAAGGAGCTTGGCGGCGTGACCCGCAACGCCGTGATCGGCAAAGTGCATCGCCTGGGCCTGTCCAATCGCTCCGGCGGCGCGTCGCCCGCAAAAACCGCCAAGGAAAAGGCACCGGCCAAGCCCAAGGCGCCCGAAAAGCCCAAGGTCGCGGCCTCGACCCCCGACCCCAAACCCACCACTTTGGAGCCGGCGAAAATCATCCCGCGCCCCAAACTGGTTGTGACTGCGGGCAAACCGCTGCCGCCGCAGCCCTCTGCAAATGAAATTAGCCCCGAAGCGCTCGCTTCGGTGCGCGAGGTCGAAAAGAAGGCCAAGAAGCTTACGGTGATGCAGTTGACCGAACGGACCTGCAAATGGCCTGTTGGTGATCCCGCCACGGATGACTTCTGGTTCTGCGGGCTGACCGTGCAACAGGGCAAACCCTATTGCGAGGCCCATGTTGGCGTCGCCTTCCAACCCATGTCCGCCCGCCGCGACCGCCGCCGGTAG